One segment of Physeter macrocephalus isolate SW-GA chromosome 3, ASM283717v5, whole genome shotgun sequence DNA contains the following:
- the LOC112065302 gene encoding LOW QUALITY PROTEIN: porimin-like (The sequence of the model RefSeq protein was modified relative to this genomic sequence to represent the inferred CDS: deleted 2 bases in 1 codon; substituted 1 base at 1 genomic stop codon), which translates to MDRTDPEGRQAQRTMSLENSNANSTGKTPRVAFSHASESSNRIMKPSTTPVSSVSKNGTVTTVKPIVTSKMTTPGVSTDITSTTLESTPQITSVSKNIPDVSTSTMTTTHSSSVTFVSSSVTITATINSKENKRSKSDTGSFVGSIVLNYGIXSMLYIGCKIYYSRRGICYIPICEHDAII; encoded by the exons ATGGACCGCACAGACCCAGAGGGTCGCCAAGCACAAAGAACAATGTCTCTAGAAAACTCCAATGCTAACTCAACAGGGAAGACCCCACGGGTGGCTTTCAGCCATGCAAGTGAATCTTCCAACCGCATTATGAAACCATCAACGACTCCAGTTTCCTCAGTCTCAAAGAATGGGACAGTCACCACCGTGAAACCCATAGTAACATCTAAAATGACAACACCAGGGGTCTCAACAGATATAACTTCCACCACCTTAGAGTCTACACCCCAAATAACAAGTGTTTCAAAAAACATCCCGGATGTC TCAACATCCACAATGACTACAACCCACAGTAGTTCGGTGACatttgtttcttcatcagtaacaATTACAGCAACTATTAActctaaagaaaataagagatCAAAATCTGATACTGGCAGCTTTGTTGGTAGTATTGTATTAAATTATGGAATTTAATCTATGCTTTACATTGGATGCAAAATATACTATTCAAGAAGAGGCATTTGTTATATACCCATCTGTGAACATGATGCCATCATTTAA